The Natronosalvus halobius genomic interval CTGAATCTCGTTGGTTCCCTCGAAGATCTTGGTCAGCCGTGCGTCACGCCAGTAGCGCTCGACGTCGAATTCGGTAGTGTAGCCGTAGCCGCCATGGATCTGAATGCCCTCGCTCGTTACCTCCTCGGCGATATCACTGGCGAACAGTTTCGCCATGGCCGCCTCAGCGTCGGCTCGTTCGCCCGCGTCAACGGCCTGGGCAACCAGTAGCGTCAGCGCGCGCGCAGCCTCTGTCTTTGTCGCCATCTCTGCGAGTTTGAACCGGATTGCCTGGAAGTTGCTGATGGGTTCGTCGAACTGGTTGCGCTCGGTTGCGTACTGGAGGGAGTCTTCGAGCGATGCGCGAGCGAGGCCGACGGCGCGCGCAGCCGTGTGGACTCGACCTTCCTCGAAGAACTCCATGATCTGATAGAACCCTTTCCCCTCTTCGTCGCCGACAAGTTTGTCGACATCGACCCGTACGTCGTCGAAGTAGACCTGCCACGTCTCCCAACCGTGGTAACCGATCTTGTTAACCGGACTGCCGGAGAGTCCGTCTCGATCGAACGTTCCCGAGGGTTTCTCGACGATGAATCCCGAGATACCCCTGTGAGCGGGTTCGGCGTCCGGGTCGGTCACGGCGTAGGTCAAGATGAAGTCGGACTCCTTGGCGAAGGTGATCCACATCTTCGTCCCGTTCAGGATGTACTCGTCGCCGTCGCGGACGGCCGTCGTCTGCATGTTTGCCACGTCCGACCCGGCCTCGGGTTCGCTGATTGCGATGGACTTCAACATCTCGCCGGTCGCCATCTTCGGGAGGTAGTGCGCTTTCTGTTCCTCGGTCGCGCCCGCCAGACTCTGGCCGCGGGCGATGATGCTGCCGACTGAGAGCCAGCCACGCGACAATTCCTCGGCAATGAGCGCGTAGGCCATCAGATCGAGCCCGAGCCCGCCGTACTCCTCATCGATGAGAATGCCGAAAAAGCCCATTTTGGCGAGTTTCTCGATGAGTTCGTCCGACATCGGCTCCTTGTTCGGATCTCGTTCGCTCGCTTCGGGGCGAACCTCGTTATCGACGAACTTTCGGGTTTCGTCCCGGAGCATCCGGTGCTCATCCGAGATGATCGAGTCTGATATCTCTCCGCTTCGGCTGCGCATACAGTTCGTTGCGGCATCGAGATAATGACTCTTGTGGTCAATTCGCACATGTCGCGCGAATTGGGGGCAAGAGGAAAGCTATATTATCGTCGGCAGAACCATTTGCTAGTGAATGTCTTACGACCAGAACCCGGTACTGATTGGTGCCGGGACGACTGCCGAGTTCGGCGTGTTCCCCGATCGGACGATACTCGGGCTCGCAGCGGAAGCGCTGAAGGACGCATTGGACGACGCGGGACTCGACCGACACGAGCTCGACGGGCTGGTGACGAACATGGGGTCGCCGCTGTCGCGACACTACGACAGGATCTGCGAGGCACTCGACCTCGACATCGAGTTTTCGGCCCAGTACTGGGCTCACGGTCGATGGGCAAGTAGCTGCGTCCAGCACGCCGCGATGGCAGTCGAGGCGGGCCTGGCCGACTACGTCGCGGTCGGCCTCGGGCTGAAGTTCAACGCCGTCTCGCAGTTCGGCGGGAACGAGCGCGCGAGTCTCTCCGAGATCGGTTCGATCTCGGAACACTCCGAACGGCCCTGGTACGGAATGACCGCACCGGTCGGCGGCAACGCGCTCGCCACGCGCTACTACATGGAGAAATACGGGGCGACGAGCGAGGATCTGGCTCACATCTCGAAGACCTTCCGCGACCACGCGGCACTGCACCCGCGCTCGCACTTCGCCGATCCCATCACTATCGAGGAACACCAGGAGTCCCAATATATCGTCGATCCGCTCCGGCTCTACGACTGCGCGCCGCTGACCGACGGCGGCGCGTACGTCATCGTCACGACGGCTGAAAACGCCGAATCGCTCCCCAACGAGCCAGCGCACATCGCCGGTATGGAGGGGCTAAGCGCGGGCCGAAACAATCACCTATTCGCCCGCCCCGGAATGGGCATCCGCACCCAGGAAGAGTACGAGTACGACGCGAGCGTGACCGATCCCATCTACGAACGTGCAGGCGTCACCCGTGACGACATCGACGCGCTGTTCACTTACGACGCATTCACGCCAAACGTCTGGTACGCGCTCGAACGTTGGGGTTTCTGCGATCCCGGTACCGCCTTCGAGTTCGCTCGCGACGGTAACATCGGTCTCGACGGCGAGTTGCCCATGAACACCCACGGCGGGTTGCTCTCGAACGGGCACATCACGGCCTGGAACCACTTCGTGGAAATGTACGACCAACTCCGTGGCAAGGCCGGCGACAGACAACTCGATGGGGCCGACACTATGCAGTACGCGACTCCATTTGGTGACTCAATCATCCTCAGAACCCGACCATGACGAACAGACCTCTTCCGCAGATCGACGACGACGCACCGTTCTGGAACGCTGCGAGCGACCACGAGTTCCGCATGCAGCAGTGTGGGGAATGTGGCCACGTCCGCTGGCCCCCCAGCCCCGTCTGTACGGAGTGCTGGGCCGAGGAACACGAGTGGACGGAACTCAGCGGCCGCGGAGAAGTCAACACCTGGGTTGTCTTCCACCGGGTCTACTTCGACGCGTTCGCCGACGACGTGCCCTACAACGTGGCGGAGGTCGAACTCGAGGAGGGCCCGCGCTACCTCGCGCCGGTCGAGTGCGACAACGACGACCTCTACCGGGGGATGCCGGTCAGCGTCGTTTTCGAGGACGTGACCGACGAGGTGTCGCTGCCGAAGTTCGAGCCGAAGTAACGCCTGGGATCGACCAAACACTAATATCGCGGCCGGTAGACTGTGTCGGTATGTGGCACGATTTGAGCCAACCGTTCTACGGTGAGATGCCCCACTCGGGCGCACTCCCGTCGCCTGAGTTCAAGACCGTCAAAGACGTCGAAGACGACGGGATCAACGTCCAGTACTACTCGGTCCCGACGCACATCGGGACGCACATCGACGCTCCGCTGCACTTCATCGAAGGTGGAAAGTCAATCGACGAGTTCCCACTATCGACGTTCGCCGGCGAGGGCATCGTCCTCGACGTTTCGACCAATGAGGTCCGCGAGATTACAATGACGGACGTCGAGGCGGCCGACGGCGAGGTCCGGCCCGGTGACATCGTCTTCCTGTACACTGGTTGGTACGAGAAGTACGGTACCGACGACTACGATCCACACCCCTGGCTGGCCGAGGAGGTCGCCGAATACTTCGCCGACGTTGGACCGAAACTGGTCGGCCTCGATACGATTACTCCCGACATCCCCGTCGAGCAGCGGCCCGACGGGTGGCTCGAGTTTCCGGTCCATCGGACGATGCTGAGCGCGGAGGTTCTCATCGCCGAACACCTAGCTAACCTGAAGCCGTTTCTCGGCCAGCGGATCGACGTGGTCGGCTTTCCAATCAAGATCCGTGGCGGCGACGGAGCGCCGGCGCGCTTCGCGGCGAAGGAGCTGTGACAATGTCGGTCGACGATCGAACCATGCGGGGCGACGATCCCGTCTGGGACCGGTTGGCTGAGATCGACCCAGAGTTTCTAGACCGGTACGATGAGATCGCGTCTCATCCAATGGACGGACCGCTCGACGAGAAGACGGCCGAACTGGTTGCGCTGGCGTCTCACGCCGCGTGTACGACGCTGTACGAGCCGGGAATACGGCGCCACGTTGGCCGTGCCTTCGACGCGGGTGCGACGGTCGACGAGGTGATGGACGTCATCGAAATGATCTCGGCCATCGGCGTCCACGCGGTGACGGAGGGCGTCCCGGTGCTGGTCGACGAGGCCGGCCTGCCCGAGGACGCCGTCGAAGCCGAACTGGAGAAACAGGAGCAGCTTCGAGACGAGTTCGAGGCCGAGCGCGGCTATTGGGACGAGCTGTGGGACCAGGTTCTCCGGATCGACCACGAGTACTTCGAGCACTATCTGAATTACTCCGCACACCCGTTCAAGAGTGGTCCACTCGACCCGATGGTGCGCGAATTCGTCATCATCGCCGCGGACGCCTCCACGAACCACCTCTACCTTCCGGGGCTGCGAATTCACATTCGCAACGCCCTCGGTCACGGTGCAACGCGCGAACAGGTCATGGCGGTCATCGAGATCGCGAGCGTCATCGGTATCAACACAGTGACCGAAAGTCTCCCGATCGTGCTCGAGGAGGCGGCCGCCCGCGATATGTTGCCGGACGACGTCGAGAAGTGACAAAAGCGAACCCGTAAAGATAAGACGAAGTTGTGCGAACTAGAGTCATGGGAAACCACCTCGTGCATCACGAGCTGGAACGACAGGCATACTGGCGGGGCGACGAGACTGGACTCGTCTTCGAGGGAGATGAGTATACCTTCAGGGAGTTCAATGCCCGCGTCAACCAGACAGTGAAGGCGCTCCGTGATATCGAGGTCGATGTGGGCGACCGCATAGTGGTTCACGGACACAACCACGGTGACCTTCACACGCTGTTTTTCGCCTGCTCGAAGCTTGGCGCGGTCTACTCGACGATTAGTACGTTTCAGTCCCGGTCGAACGTCGAGCACATCTGCGAAACGCTGGATCCGGCAGCAGTCTTCTACACGGCCGACGAGGACATCCTATCGGACACGTTCCCAGACGTTCGTGCGGCTGCACCCGACGCCGAGTTCGTCTCGCTGGACGACTCAGCGACAATCGACGATCCGACGCTCGACGAACTCGTCGCGGCGTACGACGGAAGCCGACCAGCGGGGAGCAACGATCACGACGCCGAGGACCTCCACAACATCTTCTGGACCTCAGGAACGACCGGACGGCCCAAAGGCGTTCTGCGGGACCACAAGGCCACGCTCCACTTCAACGACAACTTGCACGACGTGTTCCCGTTCGGGCCAGAGAACGTTCGGCTCACAACCAACGACATGATGTTTGCCGCGCCGTACCTCCAGTATGGGCTCCCGACGGTCGCTAGTGGGACAACAAACGTCGTGCTCAGGACGTTCGACCCTGATCGTGTCTACGAGCTGTACAAAAAGTACAACGTCACCGTGATGATGCTGGTATTCACGCAGGGGACGGTCCTCCTTGATTACCTCGAAGAGCGCGACCGAGAGATTTCACTGCGCGCTGTCCACGGCGTCGTTCCGACGGCCAAGCGGGCACGCGAACTAGCGAAGCTCACCGACGAACTCTACCAGATCTTCGCGACCACGGAGTCAGGTCTCGTGCTGGTCAACCGGCTCACGGAACCGTACAACGATCCACCCGTGCTCGGCCGTCCAGGGCGGAGCACGGACGCCAGACTGCTTCCGCCGGGTGAAACGGAGATTCCCAACACACCGCCAAAACCCGGTGACATCGGGGAACTCATCACGCGTGGTGACGCGCTTATGACGCGGTACTTGTCCGACGAAAAGCAACACGAGTACGTCACGGACGGGTGGTTCCATACGGGCGACGGCATGCGGGTGACGGAGTCGGGCGATCTCGTCTTCGAGGGGCGTATCGACGACCGCATTCGGAGCGGGGGCATCAACATCTACCCGGCTGAGGTTGAGGCGGTCCTGCTCAAACATCCCAACGTGGTCGAAGCCGTAGTTGTCGGTGTCGACGACGACACCTGGGGCCAGCGAGTTTGCGCCCTTGTCGTCACGCAGCAGGCCGTCGAAGAAACCGACAGGCTCGAAGCCGAACTCGACGATCGGTGTCAGGACAGCGAGGATCTGACAAGCGAGATGCGACCGAAATCGTACGCCTTCACTGACTCGACGGCCGACGTGCCGACCGGCGCAGTGAACAAGATCGATCGCAAGGCTGTCAGCCGTCGGTTTTTCGAGTAGGCACGACTCATGTTCGCTGTTTTGGGCGGGCAGATCGGCTTCCACCTCGGTGTGGCGTCACGTCCTGGACGTCGTCCAACTCGTTTGCCGGACCCGAATCCTTTTCTCGTCAGGTATCACACCACGTCCATGGGAATTGCTGACAATCCAGTGGTCATCGGCTGGGGCGAATCTTACGCCGATGATGACGAGTTGAAGGCGCCGCTCCAGCTCGCCGGTGAGGCGATACGGAACGCACTCGATCGCGCTGGCATCGAGAAGGACGAAATCGAGGGGCTACTAACCGGCTGGCCACCGCTAGCCGACCAGCGACCGCGGTATAATAACGTCCTGTCGAGTCACTTCAACCTGACACCAACGTTCTCAACGACGGTAACGTTCCACAGCGCGGGCGTCATCTCCATGTTCAAGTACGCGGCGCTAGCGGTTGAGACTGGAGTCGCTGACCCTGTACTGTGCGTCCAGAGCGACGCAGCCGCGTCGTTCGATGACCCACAGGGCGGGATGGCCGGGACGGACGTCGACCCCGTTTTCGAGCATCCCTACGGGTTGGTGTATCCCGGAGCGATGGGGCTCATCGCCCGCCGTCAGATGGCCGAATTCGGAACGACGCGCGAGCAATTCGCCCGCGTCGCGGTCAGCGCCCGCGAGTGGGGCGTCGATCACCCACACGCGACACTCGGAGACAAGGGACTCTTGACGGTCGAAGAGGTCCTGGATGCCCCACCGGTAGCCGAGCCGCTAGGGCTGTACGACTGCGTCCCCTGGGGACCAGCCGGCACTGGCGGCGCCTTCATTGTCACGAGCGCAGAGAACGCCGACAGCTACGACGGAGACGCCGTCGAGATACTTGGCACCGGCGAGTGTTCGACCCACGAGTACGTCTCGGCCCGCCCCTCGCTTCGGTCCGGGGCGATCACCGAGTCTAATCGACTGACTCACACTGGTGCGCGGAAGTCGAGCCGACTCGCTTACGAAGCCGCCAACCTCGGCCCGGACGACGTGGACGTTGCCGAAGTCACGTACATGTTCTCGAACGTCGCCTTGTTGTTGCTGGCCGATCTGGGCTTCTGTGACGTGGACGAGGCCGGTGAGTTCGTGGCGAACGGTGGGATCGCCCGTGAAGGGGGAGAGATTGCGTTCAATACCCACGGCGGCGACCTGACGTTCGGGCAACCGGGCGTGAGCATGTGGATGAACACCGCGATCGAGTGTATCCGCCAGCTAACCGGCGAGACCCTCGGTGCGACTGTCCCCGACGTAGAGGTCGGCCTCGTTCACGGAATGGGGAGTACATGCGCATGTCACAGCACGGCCCTGCTGGGCCGAGGAGGGCGGTGACAATGTCCGCGAGCGACCCGCTCCACTGGCCAATCGTCTCCGAGTACCTCGAACACGCGGCGGATGGACGGTTGGTCTTTCCAGTGTGTGCGGACTGCGGCGAATCGCACTTCCCGCCGCGAGTGGCCTGTCCGCACTGCCTGTCCGCCGATGTCGACCTGCGGGAGTCGGCGGGAACAGGAATCGTTTACTCCTACACCGTCGTCCACGTGGACTACCACCCGACGTGGGGAGAACGGACGCCATACTGCAACGCGCTAGTTGAGTTAGACGACGGGCCGATCGTGTTTGGAAACGTCGTCGACTGCGACCCCGACCAGGTTTCGGTCGGCGCGCCCGTGACGGTTGATTTCACGGACGTTGTGGGAACGACGCTTCCGGTGTTCGTGCTCGGCTGAGGTGACCGGTCCGGGCGGTCAATACGACCCCAGTTCAGCGATGGTCGTCTCGATGGTTTCTCTCGGGGCCTTAGGCGGGTAGACGATCGGAACGTCCGCGCCCAGTTCGCGGTACTCGCGCAGTTTCTCCCTGCCCTCCTCAGGCGTGCCGCCGATGGCGATCTCGTCGAGCAACTCGTCGCTCACGCGATGGGCGGCCTCCTCGCGATCGCCGGCCGACCAGGCCTCGCGGACGGCTTCAACGTCTTCCGCGAAGCCGAACTCGCGGAACACCTTCGCGTAGTAGTCCATCGCCCCGAGGTAGAAACTGAGCAAGCCACGGACGTGGTCGCGGGCGCGTTCGCCGTCTTCGTCGACACAAGCGACGACGTACGGGGCGATAGTAACATCCTGGGGATCACGGCCGGCGTTCTCGGCGCTCTCTCGAATCTCCCCGACGAACTCCTCGAATTTCCCGCGCGGGACGTGGACAGGAAGCCACCCATCAGCGAATTCGCCGGTGAGCTTACGGTTAGTTGGCCCGAGCGCAGCGTTGTATATCGGAACGTGGTCCCTGATCGTTTCGTAGGAGCGTGGGTAATTTTCGAGAGTGAAGATGTCGCCGTCATAGTCGACGCGCTGGTTAGCCATCGCCTCGTTTACAATCTCGATAGTTTCGCGAACGCGCCGGAGAGGACGGGCGTACTCGATCCCGTGCCACTGCTCGATAGTCACCTTACTGCTCGCGGCTAGGCCGAGCAGCGTTCGGCCGTCTGAGAGTTGATCGAGCGTGGCAACGCTCATTGCCAGCAGCGCAGGCGTTCTGGAGTAAACGTTCACGATCCCCGTTCCGAGGCCGATTTCGTCGGTTTCGCTGGCGATCTGGCCAAGAATAATGAAACCGTTCGGCCCCTGGAGTTCGGCCACCCAGACGGAGTGGTAGTCGTAATCTTCGGCGTGTTTTGCGAACTCGACGATCTCGCTCACGTCGTACCCATACGTCTCGTCGGGAAGCCTGACACCGATCTTGTTCATCGGCTATAGTACACTGACGACCCAGTTAAACATTCGGACAGGTCCACACGCGATTCCCGGGGCAGTTCATTCTGGCCGAAGATTGACGACTTCGTTTGCGATCACATCGACGTAGCCGCCGGTCGCGAGTTTGAACCATGGCATCCCGACGGCCGAGAGCGTCCCGAGCGCCAGCAGGGGTTGGGAGGCGGTCATTCCCCGCGCGGAGAGCGCACCTCTAACCGCCTCGGCGAGATCGCGTGTTCGCTCGACAGCGTCCTCAGAACAGACGCCAGCGATCGGCGTCGGGAGTTCCGCGACCGGCTCACCGTCCTCGACGACGACCCAGCCGCCGCCGAGTTCCGCCACCCGGCGCGCGGCAGCGGTCATTTCGGCGGCGGTCGTGCCTACCGTCAGGACGCCGGGAGAACCCCAGGTATCGCTCGTCGCGACCGCGCCCGTTTGAAGCATCAACCCAGTGACGAACCCAGTAAATCCGCCGTCTCGCCGGGTGGCGCTGCCAGGGAGCAGCGCCGCCTTGAGCAGGTCATGATCGGGTGCAGCGCGGTACTCTCCGTCGATGATTGGCGGTTCGACGCGCGTCTCAGACGAGAGCAGGCCCTCCTCGTAGTCGATAGCCGCGACCGCACCACCACCCGCCGCATCCACGCGAAAGCGGTCTTCGGTTACGTCGACGGTGACACTATTTCGAACGCGTTCCGGATAGTCGAACGGCCGATCTGTACAGCGTACCTCGCCGTCCTGGACGACGACCGACCCGGAACTGATGACCGTTCGGACGTCGACGGTTTGTTCGTCGCCGAGCACGACGATATCAGCGACCGAGCCCGGTGTGAGCGATCCGCGATCGGTCAGTCCGAAGTGGCGGGCGGCGTTCAACGTGACCATTCTGAACGCGCGCGTCGGTTCGATGCCGGCCTCGACGGCGCGACGAACAACCGCATCCATGTATCCGTCCTCGACAAGCTCTCGAGGCCACATACCATCGCTGCAGAGGCACAACTCCCCCGCCGGAACGCCCTCTGTGCCAGCTGCGAACGCATCGATGTCGTCGCGTATCGAACCGTAGCGGCCGATTGGGACGACGCCGCGGCGGAGGCGTTCGCCGACATCTTCCGCCTTCAGGATTTCGTGATCATTGTCGATTTCGGTGGCGAACGCCGTCAGTTTTTCGTCGTTGCACCCGGCCCCGTGGCCGCAGATTACGCCGCCGTGATTGCGGACGGCCTCGAATAGAGTAGTGAGCGGCGTCTCATCGCTCCTCTCTATCGCGTAGTTCCAGAACACTTCTCCTGCGCCGACGATGCGGTCATCTGACGCTAGGTCAGCGATGTCGTCGAGATCAATGTCGGACAGTCGTCGACCCGCAACGTCCCGGTAGAAGGGGCCTGCCGGTAGAGTTCCAAACACAGTCACGGGGAGATCAGCGGTTGCGTCGAGTAGCAGTTCAATTCCCGCACGGCCGAACCGCATGGCGAATCGATCAGTTTCGGTCACGACGGTCGTCGTACCGCCGGCTAGCGCGTGTCGGAACGCGCGTTCGAATGCCTGAAACGTATCGAGATGGGTATGAACATCGATGAACCCGGGGAGAACGTGGCAGTCCGCGACGTCCAGTACGTTGGTGTCGGGACCGATTGAGGCCGACGAATCGAGCGTTAAGCTGGCAATCCGACCATCGGCGACCAACAGGTCCCCGCGTTCGTAGGTCTCCGTGACGGGGTCGAAAACTCGACCACCCCGTAGGACGAGGTCGGCCGGTTGATCACCCCTCGCTACTGCCCGTAATTCGCTCATCGTAGGTTGGTCACGGTCTGACGACTTAATGATTCGTAACCTGTCCCGTCGGAGGTCGCGTCCGACCCCACGCCCACACAGCGCGACCGCGGGCCGACGACCGATTGTGGCAACATGTTCCGTATGATCGAATACTATTTGTTTCCGCCCGGCATAAGGTACCGTATGGCACGAACAGACGAGAGAGGGGGCAAGGACAAGGTCAAGACCGCACGAACGATCTTCACTATCGTCGAATTTATCAAGGACAACGAAGGCTCGACGATCACGGTTATCGCCAACGAGTTGGGCTTCGCGAAGAGCACCGTGCACCGCCACATCACGACACTATTGGATCTCGGATACATCGTGGAAACCCCCACAGGATACGAGATCGGGCTTCAGTTTCTGGATCTGGGTCAACGTGCCAGAACGCGCCATCCGGGGTACAAACTCGCACAGGACAAAGTGGAGGAACTCGCCAACCAAACGGGCGAACGGGCCCAGTTTCTCGTTGAGGAACATGGCGAAGCGGTGTACATCCACCGGTCGTTCGGCGACCGAGCGGTCCGCACAGACCCTGGAATTGGCAGTCGGATTCCGCTCCACGCGACCGCCGCGGGGAAGGCTATACTGGCCCAGATGGACGACGATCGCCGAGCAGCCATTCTCGACCAGACGGAGTTCGATCCAATCACTGACTCGACCATCACCGACCGTCAAACCCTCCTCGACGAACTCGAAACCATCTCCCGGCGCGGATACAGCTTTAACAGGGAGGAGAACCTCGGCGGTCTCCACGCCGTCGGCGCCGCCGTCTGCGGCCCTAACGACGAAGTGATCGGTGCGCTCAGCATCTCCGGCCCATCGCACAGGCTCAAAGGCCAGTGGTTCGACGAGGAGTTACCCAATCTCCTTCTCGGAACGGCCAACGAACTCGAACTCAACATCGCTTACTCATGAGGTAGATGTTCCTCGATGCGGAATCACAGCAACGTTGCGCGTCTAGCGTATTTCCGAGACGACACTAGCAGGAATCGATGACGGATTCGCGACGGCCCTTCCAGTGGCTCAAATTCTTCTCGTTCATACCCTCTCCGCCGTGATCGCCGATTTTTAACGCAGAAGCCATCGGTTCAAACGACACCAGGAACGACCTACTTCGCGCGCTGGCCTTCGGTATTCCAGCGTTACAAAAGCATAATAACACCATGTGGTGTTATCATTGGTTGCGGTGACGCAGTCAGGTGTGACCGCTGATTCCTCTCGACGTTCTTTCTCGTCGATAACACGTTCTATCGTTCGAATACGCGGAACGAAAATCAGTCCGTTCCACGGCGGTTCTTCCGCTCATCTGCCAAGCTCCGATGCGATTGCGACGCCACTACTGATGATTGTCCGTTCTGTCTGCGGCTTCATATCAAATCTTGCCCTTTCCTCGATAACAAGATCTATTACATCCATACTATTGTAATATTGTTGGTTGCTACGGAACGTTCGGACCCAGTCAAACGGTGCGCGAAAAAATTGGCTTTACTGGTCGATCCGTATCGCTCCGCCGTGAAAATCGCGTCGAAACGAAGGGAAATTGTTCGAATACACGGAATCGTTATCAGAGCGTCGTCTCCCCCGCATCATCAAACCACACGGAAGACTCGGTTCCAGCCAGTTTGATCTCGTGTTGAACGCTAAATTACGCTACTCCGGACCGCCCCCCTCGATAGTGCGTTCGATGTTTCGTACTGCAGATCTCATGCAAGTACATTGAACTGACCGACCCCACGTTCTCGACCACAATGCGTTATCGTAGCGATGGTATAACCAAAGCACTAATTTAGTGATACGACGGTAGTGAGACGGCCGACCATCGATTGACAAATTCTTATTTCACCCCTACAGCTTTTTCTCTCGGATCGGAAGCAGCGGTTTGATATTTTCTGCTCACAATTGTGTGCGAAGGATCTCCCAATCATATTCTTATTCGACAGCGACAGTCGTCAACCCGCCGAGATTCTGCACCAGTGCTTGTTAACCGATCTGTGTATCATGTGGGTGTTTCATCGAACCGTGTATTGTAGATTGGACTGGTCTCACAATGAGCACCGACGTTCTCACCACTTCAAACGTAATTGACGCCGGAGATCACGTCGAGTAACGTCTGGTCGACGTGTCCGTAGAGCTCCTCACGCTTTCGAACACCAGGCTATGGGGGATACACAGTCGGTAGCTCGATCAGACCTGAAAGGACCGGGGGATTGAATATAGCATTATATGATTTATCCGTTCGGCGTGTGAATTCAGCGAGAACGGCGTGGGTTTAGCAGACTCTACCAGTCAGCCGAACCCACAAATTAATAAGGAATTCAACTAAATCGTTGATTAACCCGAATATGCCACTCTCAGAACCACCATACAGTTGCGCGAGCGGGTTTCCAACAAAATTCCGCTTCACTCGAGATACGAACAGACAAACCCCTTCGAAAACGATCCAATGAGTCAGCCAGGGACCGACCAGGATGGCGAAATCGAAGTAGGGCGGACACCCTCATTCGATGGTGTCCGATGGACGTCGTGCTCACTCGAGGACTTCACCAACCTATACTGGGGTCAAATCGCTCCGTGTCTCGAGGCGGAGGGTATCGATTCGAAGACCGAGAAACCGTCCTACCAATGGTTTCGGGATCACGACGCACGAGCGTTCCTCGCAGCTCTCCGGCGTCACCACGATCGCTCCTTCGGGGAGTTCTGGAACGAGGACCTCGGGCTTGGCGACAGTGATGAGGGATACTCCTGGGCAACCGCAGATGACGCAACAATCGACGCTCTCGAACAGTTTCTCGACCGTCGAATGTCTCGGTATAGTCTGGCGATGTCATCTGTCGACGCGCTCCGAACGCGTCTGAACCTCTACGTACGTGCCTACAGGACCGCGAACGGCACAGACGACCTCCTCACACCGATTCAACGGGGTCGAGAGACGCCAGCCTACGAAGCCGTTGACGCGTGTTATGCAGCATTCGACTGGTTAAACGAGGGAGCAGAACACGAATACAGCGGCCAGACCCTCCAACGTGTGCGACGCGTCGTGGATGCCTGGTATCAGCATCTCGTTGGGCGGCGCATCGCCTCGATAAATCCTGCGAGCGGTCTCTACGACGAATTCAAATGGGAAGTTGAGGAATCCTCGACTCCAGCTCTTTCAGCAAACCATATTCGGAA includes:
- a CDS encoding acyl-CoA dehydrogenase family protein gives rise to the protein MRSRSGEISDSIISDEHRMLRDETRKFVDNEVRPEASERDPNKEPMSDELIEKLAKMGFFGILIDEEYGGLGLDLMAYALIAEELSRGWLSVGSIIARGQSLAGATEEQKAHYLPKMATGEMLKSIAISEPEAGSDVANMQTTAVRDGDEYILNGTKMWITFAKESDFILTYAVTDPDAEPAHRGISGFIVEKPSGTFDRDGLSGSPVNKIGYHGWETWQVYFDDVRVDVDKLVGDEEGKGFYQIMEFFEEGRVHTAARAVGLARASLEDSLQYATERNQFDEPISNFQAIRFKLAEMATKTEAARALTLLVAQAVDAGERADAEAAMAKLFASDIAEEVTSEGIQIHGGYGYTTEFDVERYWRDARLTKIFEGTNEIQKRIIADRLLSD
- a CDS encoding thiolase family protein, with the protein product MSYDQNPVLIGAGTTAEFGVFPDRTILGLAAEALKDALDDAGLDRHELDGLVTNMGSPLSRHYDRICEALDLDIEFSAQYWAHGRWASSCVQHAAMAVEAGLADYVAVGLGLKFNAVSQFGGNERASLSEIGSISEHSERPWYGMTAPVGGNALATRYYMEKYGATSEDLAHISKTFRDHAALHPRSHFADPITIEEHQESQYIVDPLRLYDCAPLTDGGAYVIVTTAENAESLPNEPAHIAGMEGLSAGRNNHLFARPGMGIRTQEEYEYDASVTDPIYERAGVTRDDIDALFTYDAFTPNVWYALERWGFCDPGTAFEFARDGNIGLDGELPMNTHGGLLSNGHITAWNHFVEMYDQLRGKAGDRQLDGADTMQYATPFGDSIILRTRP
- a CDS encoding Zn-ribbon domain-containing OB-fold protein → MTNRPLPQIDDDAPFWNAASDHEFRMQQCGECGHVRWPPSPVCTECWAEEHEWTELSGRGEVNTWVVFHRVYFDAFADDVPYNVAEVELEEGPRYLAPVECDNDDLYRGMPVSVVFEDVTDEVSLPKFEPK
- a CDS encoding cyclase family protein is translated as MWHDLSQPFYGEMPHSGALPSPEFKTVKDVEDDGINVQYYSVPTHIGTHIDAPLHFIEGGKSIDEFPLSTFAGEGIVLDVSTNEVREITMTDVEAADGEVRPGDIVFLYTGWYEKYGTDDYDPHPWLAEEVAEYFADVGPKLVGLDTITPDIPVEQRPDGWLEFPVHRTMLSAEVLIAEHLANLKPFLGQRIDVVGFPIKIRGGDGAPARFAAKEL
- a CDS encoding carboxymuconolactone decarboxylase family protein translates to MSVDDRTMRGDDPVWDRLAEIDPEFLDRYDEIASHPMDGPLDEKTAELVALASHAACTTLYEPGIRRHVGRAFDAGATVDEVMDVIEMISAIGVHAVTEGVPVLVDEAGLPEDAVEAELEKQEQLRDEFEAERGYWDELWDQVLRIDHEYFEHYLNYSAHPFKSGPLDPMVREFVIIAADASTNHLYLPGLRIHIRNALGHGATREQVMAVIEIASVIGINTVTESLPIVLEEAAARDMLPDDVEK
- a CDS encoding class I adenylate-forming enzyme family protein — protein: MGNHLVHHELERQAYWRGDETGLVFEGDEYTFREFNARVNQTVKALRDIEVDVGDRIVVHGHNHGDLHTLFFACSKLGAVYSTISTFQSRSNVEHICETLDPAAVFYTADEDILSDTFPDVRAAAPDAEFVSLDDSATIDDPTLDELVAAYDGSRPAGSNDHDAEDLHNIFWTSGTTGRPKGVLRDHKATLHFNDNLHDVFPFGPENVRLTTNDMMFAAPYLQYGLPTVASGTTNVVLRTFDPDRVYELYKKYNVTVMMLVFTQGTVLLDYLEERDREISLRAVHGVVPTAKRARELAKLTDELYQIFATTESGLVLVNRLTEPYNDPPVLGRPGRSTDARLLPPGETEIPNTPPKPGDIGELITRGDALMTRYLSDEKQHEYVTDGWFHTGDGMRVTESGDLVFEGRIDDRIRSGGINIYPAEVEAVLLKHPNVVEAVVVGVDDDTWGQRVCALVVTQQAVEETDRLEAELDDRCQDSEDLTSEMRPKSYAFTDSTADVPTGAVNKIDRKAVSRRFFE